A genomic window from Gossypium hirsutum isolate 1008001.06 chromosome D12, Gossypium_hirsutum_v2.1, whole genome shotgun sequence includes:
- the LOC121224569 gene encoding uncharacterized protein encodes MAEKQHKDPEELPSKEQPCSTSGNTDEAFVQRVHEHAPRPGKEPEEQPCSTSDIKRPELTFKLGKEKACSSSNTSKTLAHNAKAPTSSNLCTTCPPKLALQLKNLVEDWVMPTLQSELTSSSDDDWLFQKKQNLNTEVKTHKDGNLNSNQMSSATWPRACFLPEAGIYALAFTVPF; translated from the exons ATGGCAGAGAAACA GCATAAAGATCCTGAAGAACTACCCAGCAAGGAACAACCTTGCTCTACCTCAGGAAACACTGATGAGGCCTTTGTTCAACGGGTGCATGAGCATGCTCCTAGACCAGGCAAAGAACCGGAAGAACAACCTTGTTCGACTTCCGATATTAAACGCCCGGAGCTAACTTTCAAGCTCGGCAAAGAAAAAGCTTGCTCCTCTTCTAACACATCAAAAACTCTTGCTCATAATGCCAAGGCGCCAACGTCGTCAAACTTGTGTACCACTTGCCCTCCGAAATTAGCTTTACAACTCAAAAACCTTGTGGAGGATTGGGTTATGCCTACACTGCAAAGCGAGTTAACCAGTTCTAGTGATGATGACTGGCTGTTTCAGAAGAAGCAAAACCTCAACACTGAGGTTAAAACCCACAAAGATGGAAATCTTAACTCGAACCAAATGAGCTCGGCAACTTGGCCACGTGCTTGCTTCTTGCCCGAGGCCGGTATATATGCATTAGCATTCACGGTACCGTTCTAA
- the LOC107939098 gene encoding auxin-responsive protein SAUR71 encodes METVKKKWKKNMVVKAWERCCKTRSSSISSNTTHAGVAKAAPEGCLPVYVGPQRQRFVIKTEFANHPLFRMLLQGAELEYGFSNEGPLLLPCDVDMFKQVLAEIHSGDQQILTPLCTPSPRRSSFNKGYYGSYQLLTPS; translated from the coding sequence ATGGAAACAGTAAAGAAGAAATGGAAGAAAAACATGGTTGTCAAGGCCTGGGAAAGATGCTGCAAGACAAGATCGTCATCAATATCTTCCAACACGACTCACGCGGGTGTGGCTAAGGCAGCTCCAGAAGGATGTTTACCCGTTTATGTCGGACCCCAAAGACAAAGATTCGTAATCAAGACCGAGTTTGCCAACCACCCATTGTTCCGGATGTTGTTACAAGGCGCTGAGCTTGAGTACGGCTTCAGCAATGAAGGTCCCCTTCTTCTTCCTTGCGACGTTGATATGTTCAAACAAGTTTTAGCAGAGATCCACAGTGGAGATCAACAAATATTAACTCCCCTTTGCACCCCTTCTCCCCGTCGTTCAAGCTTCAATAAAGGCTATTACGGATCATATCAACTTCTCACTCCATCTTAA